Proteins encoded in a region of the Eulemur rufifrons isolate Redbay chromosome 15, OSU_ERuf_1, whole genome shotgun sequence genome:
- the PTCRA gene encoding pre T-cell antigen receptor alpha, whose product MAGTWLLLLLALGCPALPTGVGSMPFPSLAPPITLLVDGKQQMLVVCLVLDVAPPGLHSPIWFSAGNGSALDAFTYGPSPATDGTWTSLAQLSLPSEELAAWEPLVCHTGPGRHSRSTQPLQLSGEASTARTCPQVPLRGMPGQALRLGALRVLLFKLLLFDVLLTCSRLRACPPPSPPAAAPRLRALRPHRLRPATVTEGRGAAGSPSPLWALQPRGRRGDHTRPGLQPRSSVWQEGTFSTSRAWGCCT is encoded by the exons ATGGCTGGGACatggctgctgcttctcctggccctggggtgtccagccctgcccacag GTGTGGGCAGCATGCCCTTCCCTTCCTTGGCCCCACCAATCACGCTACTGGTGGATGGGAAGCAGCAGATGCTGGTGGTCTGCCTGGTCCTTGATGTTGCACCCCCCGGCCTTCACAGCCCCATCTGGTTCTCAGCTGGCAATGGCAGTGCACTGGATGCCTTCACCTACGGCCCTTCCCCAGCAACGGATGGCACCTGGACTAGCTTGGCCCAGCTCTCCCTGCCCTCTGAGGAGCTGGCAGCGTGGGAGCCCTTGGTCTGCCACACTGGGCCTGGGCGCCACAGCAGGAGCACACAGCCCCTACAGCTGTCAG GAGAGGCTTCTACAGCCAGGACTTGCCCCCAGGTGCCTCTCAGGG GGATGCCAGGCCAGGCGCTGCGGCTGGGGGCGCTGCGGGTGCTGCTGTTCAAGCTGCTGCTGTTTGACGTGCTCCTGACCTGCAGCCGCCTCCGCGCCTGCCCGCCGCCTTCTCCTCCCGCGGCGGCCCCCCGCCTGCGAGCCCTCCGTCCCCACCGGCTGCGCCCGGCCACGGTGACCGAGGGACGAGGGGCCGCCGGCTCACCCAGCCCGCTGTGGGCGCTGCAGCCCCGCGGCCGCCGCGGCGATCACACCCGTCCGGGTCTGCAGCCCCGGAGCTCAGTCTGGCAGGAGGGGACGTTCTCTACCAGCCGAGCTTGGGGCTGTTGCACGTGA
- the CNPY3 gene encoding protein canopy homolog 3 isoform X2, which translates to MRRDLRLIEVTETICKRLLDYSLHKERTGSNRFAKGMSETFETLHNLVHKGVKVVMDIPYELWNETSAEVADLKKQCDVLVEEFEEVIEDWYRNHQEEDLTEFLCANHVLKGKDTSCLAEQWSGKKGDTAALGGKKSKKKSSRAKASGSRSSSSKQRKELGGLEEDPSPEEDEGIQKASPLTHSPPDEL; encoded by the exons ATGCGAAg GGACTTACGGTTAATTGAAGTCACTGAGACCATTTGCAAGAGGCTCCTGGACTACAGCCTGCACAAGGAGAGGACCGGCAGCAACCGATTTGCCAAG GGCATGTCAGAGACCTTTGAGACGCTACACAACCTGGTACACAAAGGGGTCAAGGTGGTGATGGACATCCCCTATGAGCTGTGGAACGAGACTTCTGCAGAGGTGGCTGACCTCAAGAAGCAG TGCGACGTGCTGGTGGAAGAGTTTGAGGAGGTGATCGAGGACTGGTACAGGAACCACCAGGAGGAGGACCTGACGGAATTCCTCTGCGCCAACCACGTGCTGAAGGGAAAGGACACCA GCTGCCTTGCAGAGCAGTGGTCCGGCAAGAAGGGAGACACAGCCGCCCTCGGAGGGAAGAAGTCCAAGAAGAAGAGCAGCAGGGCCAAGGCAtcaggcagcaggagcagcagcagcaaacaaAGGAAGGAGCTGGGTGGCCTTGAGGAAGACCCCAGCCCAGAGGAGGATGAGGGCATTCAGAAGGCATCCCCCCTCACACACAGCCCCCCCGATGAGCTCTGA
- the CNPY3 gene encoding protein canopy homolog 3 isoform X1, with protein MEWLPEPAPRCLLLLPLLLMLLLLPAPELGPSQARAEENDWVRLPSKCEVCKYVAVELKSAFEETGKTKEVIGTGYGILDQKASGVKYTKSDLRLIEVTETICKRLLDYSLHKERTGSNRFAKGMSETFETLHNLVHKGVKVVMDIPYELWNETSAEVADLKKQCDVLVEEFEEVIEDWYRNHQEEDLTEFLCANHVLKGKDTSCLAEQWSGKKGDTAALGGKKSKKKSSRAKASGSRSSSSKQRKELGGLEEDPSPEEDEGIQKASPLTHSPPDEL; from the exons ATGGAGTGGCTGCCTGAGCCCGCGCCCCGCTGTCTTCTGCTTCTCCCCTTGCTGCTGATGCTGCTACTACTGCCGGCCCCGGAGCTGGGCCCGAGCCAGGCCCGAGCCGAGGAGAACGACTGGGTCCGACTGCCCAGCAAATGCGAAg TGTGTAAGTATGTTGCTGTGGAGCTGAAGTCAGCTTTTGAGGAAACCGGCAAGACCAAGGAGGTGATCGGCACAGGCTATGGCATCCTGGACCAGAAGGCGTCTGGAGTCAAATACACCAAGTC GGACTTACGGTTAATTGAAGTCACTGAGACCATTTGCAAGAGGCTCCTGGACTACAGCCTGCACAAGGAGAGGACCGGCAGCAACCGATTTGCCAAG GGCATGTCAGAGACCTTTGAGACGCTACACAACCTGGTACACAAAGGGGTCAAGGTGGTGATGGACATCCCCTATGAGCTGTGGAACGAGACTTCTGCAGAGGTGGCTGACCTCAAGAAGCAG TGCGACGTGCTGGTGGAAGAGTTTGAGGAGGTGATCGAGGACTGGTACAGGAACCACCAGGAGGAGGACCTGACGGAATTCCTCTGCGCCAACCACGTGCTGAAGGGAAAGGACACCA GCTGCCTTGCAGAGCAGTGGTCCGGCAAGAAGGGAGACACAGCCGCCCTCGGAGGGAAGAAGTCCAAGAAGAAGAGCAGCAGGGCCAAGGCAtcaggcagcaggagcagcagcagcaaacaaAGGAAGGAGCTGGGTGGCCTTGAGGAAGACCCCAGCCCAGAGGAGGATGAGGGCATTCAGAAGGCATCCCCCCTCACACACAGCCCCCCCGATGAGCTCTGA